The DNA segment GGCGTGCCACAGCGAAGGTCGACGATGGAGCCACCCAACGACCCCCGACGGCACGCCCAACACGAGTAACGGGGGGGCGACCATCATCAAGAGCATGTGCTGGACCATGTGGAGCGTAAACGAGTACGGGGCTCCAGTGTGAACCGGGGAGAGCAGGGCGACAACGAGCGTGGAGAAACCGGCCCAGAAGTACAGCTGTTGCCGGCGCCCGACGCGGAACCGGTGTAGCACCCAGAGGTACGCCGCCGCGGTCAGCCACAAACCGGCGACGCTTGTGGGGTTCCAATCCCAATCTGTGAGCCGTAGCGTGACGACCATCGATGGTGAGCCGAGTCCCGCCCTCCAGTATAGTAGCAGAAAGACGCGTCGGCGGTCGCGTTCCGAAGATCGTCCGAGAAATGTTGCCCATTTCGACGGCAACCTCCTCGAGTGCGTCTCGACCCGCTCACGACCACCTCGGCCGGATGAACGACCTCTAAGGCTCTGGATTCGTAGAGGTGCGTGTCGCGTCTGTCAGCATCTGGACCACGAAGAGGCCGATGACCAACACGTGCACGGCCGTGCACCACAGGCAGATGCTTCCGATCACCACCAGTTCGGTGTAGAGAAGCCGCAGCACCGCTGCGGCACCGATCACCGCCCAGCCGATCCCGCCCCAACGTAGCCACGGGGGCTCCGCGGCTCCGTGACGCACTAGCGACAGGATCGCGAGCGTGGCGGCGACGGCGAACCAGATCATGCCCCAGAGTGCCACGGGGATCCCGTTCCAGACGGCTTGAGGGCTCGTCAGCACGCGCTCGCAGTTCACGGCGCCCGAACTCGAGCAGACAAGAGACACGGCCGTGTCGTAGTGTAGGGCGCTGAGGTACGCGGCGATCCCAAGCCCGATCAGGCTCGCGGCGAGACGGACGCGGTCCCAGGCCTGGAGGGACACCCGATCAGTTCCCGGTGTGGGGCAGCACCTGCGCGGCGTCGCGCACCCCCGCACTCTGACACACGGAGGCCGGCGCCTTTCCGTCGACGGCACAGATCGCGGCGGTGATCTCGTTCGCGAAGCTGAGAATCGCCCGAGCCGCGGTGGTCGTGCCTACAGGGAGGGATGCTGCAATGGCGTGCCAATCCATTCCCTGCAACACGGATGGCGAAAAGGGCGATCCCGTCAGAAGATATCGGCCGCCGATGATCAGGAACGGGATGCTCCCCGAGGAGTCGTAGTGGCTGAACAGCGCTGCCTGCGTATCGGTGAGGTGCTGCAGCGGTGGATATCGCCCGGAGGCGTCCTGGATATTGCCCTGCAGTTCCGCGGTCTGCAGCAGAAGGTATGGGCTTTCGTATCGTTGTCGCAGCAAGGTGAGGGTCGGCGTGCGTGGGAAGACGTCGGTTGCGGACGATGTCGAGAGCGCCAGCCCGGTAAACGTGCCGAATCGATCGAGCGTCGCGACGAGCGGCCACCGCATGACGGCACAGTAGGGACAGTACTCGGCGCCGACGTAGAGCACGACGGGCGTCACGTTACCCGACGGCGGCGTCCCCACAAGCATCAGGCGAGCCGCCCCGTCCGCTCCCACCCGATCCCACGTAGGCTCGGGGATGGCGGCCAGGTTGCGCGCGATATCCGCCGGTAGTGGCGTGCCTTCGGCCGCGGCCAAGGCTAGCCGCGAGGCGCTTTGCCGTTGGCGCTGATGGACGATACCCCCGACGATGACCAACGCAACCGCCACGCCGAGGGCCGGGAGCGTCCACACTAGGGATGGTCGTCGACCATGCGGTGCGGGTCGGCGCATCTCCGGACCCGCACCAGTCTTGATCTTTCGACGCGGTCCCTGCGGCATAGGACTCCTCTCCAGCGTGGCCTGTTCTCACGTCTGCGGGGGGGCGAGAATCTTCAGGTCCGTCATCAGCGCCTTCGGCGTGAAGTCCGCGGACAGGAAAACTCGAATTTGCCCCCTTGGATCGATGACGTACGCGAGGGCGGTGTGTGTGATGTTGCCGATGGTCGCCGCCACCGCACCGGCCTCAGGATCCAGTCCCCTCGTTCCGATATAGTATTGCGCCCAGATCGGGCGGAGTTGTGCGGGCGACCCTGTGAGATACTCTAGTTCCCCCCGTACGTGGTGCGCTGCAAGGAAGGCCCGAACCGCAGGGCCGGTGTCTCCCCGGGGATCCACACTGACCGCGATGAACGCCACGTGCCGTGCCAGAATCCCCAATTGCGCGTAAGTGCGGTGCAGTTTCTCGGCGATCAGCGGGCAAACATCTGGGCAATGGGTGTAGAGAAAGGTCAGGACAACCACCTTTCCCCGAAAACCCGCGAGAGACACTTCCCGTCCGTCTTGATCTCGCAGGCGAAACCCGAAGGCTGATATTGGAGGCGTGAGCACGCTCCCGACAAGGGGGGTTGGGGGTTGAGGTAGCAAGCGTTTGAAGGTCGCGAGCCCACCGACGGTCGCCGCCATCAAGGTGACTAATACTATTCCCACCCAACGTCGTGAACCCCGGATCGGCATGCGAGGGCCCCCAGAAGCGCGGCGCTTTTCCCGTTCATCCGTGTTGATCACCCCGTTTCACCATGCCCCCCCCGGAGTCATTCGGTCCCACCAAAATGATTGTATCATCCGGATACCTCTGGACAATGGTCCGGAAATAGTAGTCCTCACATCCCGGCCGACTTAGCCGAGCGAGGTCTTGCCAACGTCGTCACTGGCCCGAGCACTACCGGAAAACCGACATTCCGGAAGCTTACATCAAAACGGAGGACTCTATTGTGCGCGCGAGAAAATGTATCGAATCTCTGTGATCACCCGACGATCAAGAAGGTAAACGTCTGAGCGTGCGCGACCGGACGCTACCCGACAAGGGGGCCCGAGGGAAAAAACGCTCAACAATCCGTGAAGGTCAGTGATCGGATCACACGTGGATCGAAAATGATCTTGTGCGACGAACTCGGCAGTGAGCAGATGTCCCCCCTTTGGCGACAGAGATGGCTTGATCGAGCCGTATGCCATTGAAACCACTTGCCTATCGATGAGCAAATGGACGTCCCCTCTGTCAGGTCTCAGACGCGTGGAGTTCTGGGCGGTGATCTGCGCATATAGCTCGAAGCCGGACGTGGCGCATAGGTCCCGAGATCGTGGCGCCGGGCTCTGGCGAGACGATGGTCAGCACGGCGGTCCAGCGCAGATGGGTGTTGTTCGCGGGCCCGAGGGCCGCCGGGACGGCACTGCACCTGCGCAGGCTCAAGGCAATGCGCACCAATCCTGGAAGACCGACCAGGGATCCCCATTGGGAAAAGGATCGCTCCACACGCGCCACGCCGTTTCGCCTCCAGGGTCGCTCTACAGGTGGGCGGTGAAATGGGCGCGCAGGGTCTCGCCACTTCCGGTGGTGACGACAACGTCGATTCTCCAGTCCCCTTTGGTCAATCGGGCGTCCGCAATGAAGTGCCCAGGGCCGAACCGGCGCGCAGACAGCGACAGAGGAACCTTCCCAGTCCCGGCCGCGAGAATCTGGGGAAATCGCGGGACCGGAAGCTCGCCGCCTGCAGCATTAATGAAGGTCAGGTGCAACTCGTTGAGTCCTGGCTTTCCAGGATCGAGGTACGCGTCCAACAGACGGCGACCAGGGAGATCGATGTTGTAGAGGGCGGGCTGGCCCGGGGTTTGCAGGATCCGAACGGCCTGGGGAGGGGTCCGGGTGGTCACCGCGAGAGGCACCTCCACGGCGGTACGCTGTCGTTCAATGACGGCGGTGACGAGCCAGGGTCCGTCGAGGGAAATGTTCACCCCCTGCCCCTGGTACGTTCCATCGGCCGCGCGCCGTAGTTCCAGCGTCGAGGCGCCAATGTCCGGTCGCGCGGGAGCCATAAACCGCAGAGTGACCCGTTCCGCCGCGATGGGACGCCGCGTATCATAATCTGTAATCTGTGCCACGAACCGGTTCACGCCGGGGACCCCCGGGGTGACCTCCAGGTGGACTCGAATCGTCGTGGCGTAGTCGTTGGCCGTGGCCGTGACGACCGACACGGCGGATGCGGCGCCCCCGGTGAGGCTGGGCGGCGCCAAGCCCGTCAGCAGCCCGGCCACGGCCAGCACCACCGCCGCAAGCCCCAACTCAGTTCCCCCTATCCGACGCAGACCGCGCAGGGTCTTGGTGGCAGCGGGAACACTCCGGTAGCGGTTCACTGCTCCAAGGCTCGCGAGGACGAGCAAGAACGCGGCCTTGACCAGCACGACCTGCCCGAAATCGCTGGTGAGCAGGGCCCCCCAGCTCCCCACCTCATCGACCGCGCGAAGCACGCCCGTTGCCGCAACAACGACCAGTGCCACCCCGGCTCCGGTTGAGAAGCGCCGGACCAGAATAGCTTTGTCGCCATCTGGCCTGCCACGGACGGCCACCAGCAGGGCAGCGAGGCCCCCGACCCAGATGCCGATGCCGGCAAAGTGCAGCCACTGGTCCATGATGTTCGGCCATCGCCATGGGCCTGCGCCCGCGCCAGGATGCCCGGCCAGCACATGCGCGAGCATCGCGCCTGCCGCTCCTATGCCAACAATAAGAAGGGCGCGGCGACGTGAACGGATGGATAGGCGTTGGGTCGCTCCAATGGCGATTCCCGCAATGCTGAGCGGGAGCGCCCTCCAAGCGAGGGCGAGACCGAGCGGTGTTCCGAGGAGGCGGCCGATCCCGACTCCCGCGTCGGCCGCCTGGGCCAGACCCAGGACGACTAGCCCCGCCGCGGCAAACGCCCACAGCATCCACAGATATCCCGCGCTCGGCATCACGGGCTCGTGGGCTGCCAGCGCCCACACCCATGCAGCCCCCAGCAGACCGCTCAGGCCAAGATACCACCCCCAACGGCTGATGACGTAGAGCGGTGAGGGCCACGGCGGCCTCCCTTGCGCTGCCGGAACCGTCCCTGGAGAGACACCGATCCCGAACCCAAACGCGCCCCCGGTTACGTGGCCATCGACGCGGGATACGGTCCGCCAAGTGACCGTGTACACCCCGTTCAGGAGCGGGCCGAGAGGGACTCGTAGCTGCCGCGGATTCTCTGGAACGACCTGTGCCCCTCCGCGATCGACCACCCGGCCGGCATTATCGAGCACGTGGACCACGGAGAGGGTCGGCTCGGGTTCCTCGGTGAAGGTCATGGTCACAGCGGCGGGTGACTTCTGGAGAACGGCTCCGCTTGCGGGGGTAGCTTCGCGCAACAGCGCGTGTGCACCGGCCGGGGACGCGATGACGAGTACGGTTACGAGCGCGAGGGTCGTGCCCCGCGAGAACACTATGCGGTACCCGGGCGCCGCGGTTCGTTCACGCCACCGAAAGCTCCCAAACTAGAGTCTTCTGCTCTTCGGCAGCACATTATCGAATTGGGACCAAGCGGGGTCCGATGGTGAACCCCTGCTCACCGTTTGCGCTGGCCCATGTCATGCCTCGTCGCGAAGGCGGCGAGCTCGACGCGGTTCCGTAGATGCAGCTTCTCCAGGATGTTCTGGAGGTGGCGTCTTACGGTATTCTCTGCAATGTCCAGCACCATCCCGATCTCCCGATTCGTCTGGCCGCGGGTGACGAGCGTGAGAATGTCTCGCTCTCGCGCAGTGAGCATCGGCAGGGTCGTTGCCAGGTCCGGCTTCCGGGACCAGGTAAACTCTTGAAGGACGCGCTCCGCGATGGTCCGTGAGATACGCGCGTCTCCCGACACAATCGCATCCAGATATTCCAACCAGAGCTGCGGTTCCATATTCTTGATCAAGTAGCCTTGCGCGCCACGCTTAATCGCTTCGAACAGATCCCGGGGGTCGTCCGAGACGCTCAGCACCACGATCTGCATCGACGGAAATTCTTCCTTGATCGCCTGGATCGCGCCGAGGCCGTCTAGACGCGGCATGCGGAGATCCATAAGCACGAGCTCGGGCATGAGCTCACGGGCTCGGGCGATGGCCTCCAGGCCGTTTGTCGCTTCGGCGATAACCTCGAACTGCGAGGACCGTTCGAGGATGTTCCGAATGGCGCGCCGCGCAAGCGCGCTGTCGTCAACGATCAGCGTCCGCCTGACAGACATCAGGTCCTTTCTCCCAAGCCGTGGAGGGAAAGGACAATCGCGGTCCCCCCACCCGGCACCTGCGATACCGCCACCGTCCCGCCGGCCGCCGCAGCGTGCTCCCGGAGCGTCGCCAGGCCGTACCGCCCTTGCGCCGGACCCGGGACGGGATCCGGCAGGCCCCGCCCATCGTCCGCAACGGCGACCGCGAGGCCGGCCTTGCTCCTGGTGACGGTGATGGTGACCGTCCGCGCCTGCGCGTGTTTGGCGACGTTGTGCAGGATTTCCCGGATCAGGGCCATCACGTGCAGTTCCCGTTCGACCGGGAGGGCCAGGGGGGGGCCCACCTCCTCCAGCGTGACCGCCACGTTGTGGATGTCACTCCATTGCTGCGCGTAGGCTCGCAGCCAGGCGGCGAACGGCTGGTCGGGCTGCCGCGCCGTTCGCAAGTCGAAGATGGTATCACGGACACGGCTGGCGGTGTCTTGGACGGCCTGTGCGATCTCGCGCACGGTGCGAAGGGCGGTCTCCGGTTGGGTGGGGTCACCTAGGGATCGTTCGAGCGTCCCGGCCTCGACATTGAGGAAGAACAGCGCTTGCGAAATTCCCTCGTGCAGCTCCCGGGCGATTCGCTCCCGCTCGTCGCGCACGGCGTGCTCGATCTCGAGCCTCCGGACGCGCGCATCAGTTGAATCGAGCCGCCGGTAGAGCGGCACGAAGATCAGCAGGGAAATGCCGAGCGCGATCGCCCCGGTCACGACGTTCCCCAGCATCACCGGGAGGACATCGTGCAACCATTCGTGCCTGACGATCTCGGCGCCAAGAACCAGAACCGCCGGCAGCAGAACCGTAAGATACCGGGCGAGCGTTCGCGCGCCAAACGAGACAATGGACCCCGGATACGTGGCGATCGCCATACGCGCCCCCGATCGTGCGGACACTTCGCCGCCCCCAGCACCTAGCTGGGTAGATATGGAGACACCGCCATCCGAACCAGAGTACGTCTGGCTCTGGGCTGTCCGCCGCAGTTCTACAGCGGCCCGCCCTGCGAGTCTGCGGCTACTGCGTCACGGTGCACGTCGCTGCATGCACCGGGCCCACCGGCTGGTGCGTCTTATTGTCCGCCCAAAAGACCTTCACGGTATGCGGACCCGGCGACAACGGAGCGAGCATATACTGGTAGCGGTGGGTGCCGGCCGGTGTGAGTTGGTCGCTGCTCGGCATCGTCACCACGCCGTCCACCAGGATGTGCAGGTGGACGCCCGGCGCCATCCCCGCCATGCCCCCCCCACCGCTCGTCTGCCCCGTGGTCATGCTCCCCATGGTCAGCTTCTTGATATCACCGGGCGTCTCCACAATAAGGGCCACCGGGTTCTTGACCGTGCTGTGGTCGGCCGGCGCGACGAGTTGGAGCGCCGGCAGGGCCATCGATCCGGGCATACTCATGGCGCTGGTCTGGATCGAGAAGCGGAAGTACCCTTGCGTGACCGCGTTATCGTCAGCCGACACCACATGCCAGCGCACGAGGTAACTGCCGGGGCTTAACCGCGGCGGCGCCAGTCGCAGGACCTCGTGGCTCGACACCTTCGGATCCAGGCCGCCGGTCCCCAGCTGCTTGTTGTGGGC comes from the bacterium genome and includes:
- a CDS encoding vitamin K epoxide reductase family protein → MSLQAWDRVRLAASLIGLGIAAYLSALHYDTAVSLVCSSSGAVNCERVLTSPQAVWNGIPVALWGMIWFAVAATLAILSLVRHGAAEPPWLRWGGIGWAVIGAAAVLRLLYTELVVIGSICLWCTAVHVLVIGLFVVQMLTDATRTSTNPEP
- a CDS encoding DUF929 family protein, with translation MWTLPALGVAVALVIVGGIVHQRQRQSASRLALAAAEGTPLPADIARNLAAIPEPTWDRVGADGAARLMLVGTPPSGNVTPVVLYVGAEYCPYCAVMRWPLVATLDRFGTFTGLALSTSSATDVFPRTPTLTLLRQRYESPYLLLQTAELQGNIQDASGRYPPLQHLTDTQAALFSHYDSSGSIPFLIIGGRYLLTGSPFSPSVLQGMDWHAIAASLPVGTTTAARAILSFANEITAAICAVDGKAPASVCQSAGVRDAAQVLPHTGN
- a CDS encoding SCO family protein, whose translation is MPIRGSRRWVGIVLVTLMAATVGGLATFKRLLPQPPTPLVGSVLTPPISAFGFRLRDQDGREVSLAGFRGKVVVLTFLYTHCPDVCPLIAEKLHRTYAQLGILARHVAFIAVSVDPRGDTGPAVRAFLAAHHVRGELEYLTGSPAQLRPIWAQYYIGTRGLDPEAGAVAATIGNITHTALAYVIDPRGQIRVFLSADFTPKALMTDLKILAPPQT
- a CDS encoding copper resistance protein CopC, which translates into the protein MFSRGTTLALVTVLVIASPAGAHALLREATPASGAVLQKSPAAVTMTFTEEPEPTLSVVHVLDNAGRVVDRGGAQVVPENPRQLRVPLGPLLNGVYTVTWRTVSRVDGHVTGGAFGFGIGVSPGTVPAAQGRPPWPSPLYVISRWGWYLGLSGLLGAAWVWALAAHEPVMPSAGYLWMLWAFAAAGLVVLGLAQAADAGVGIGRLLGTPLGLALAWRALPLSIAGIAIGATQRLSIRSRRRALLIVGIGAAGAMLAHVLAGHPGAGAGPWRWPNIMDQWLHFAGIGIWVGGLAALLVAVRGRPDGDKAILVRRFSTGAGVALVVVAATGVLRAVDEVGSWGALLTSDFGQVVLVKAAFLLVLASLGAVNRYRSVPAATKTLRGLRRIGGTELGLAAVVLAVAGLLTGLAPPSLTGGAASAVSVVTATANDYATTIRVHLEVTPGVPGVNRFVAQITDYDTRRPIAAERVTLRFMAPARPDIGASTLELRRAADGTYQGQGVNISLDGPWLVTAVIERQRTAVEVPLAVTTRTPPQAVRILQTPGQPALYNIDLPGRRLLDAYLDPGKPGLNELHLTFINAAGGELPVPRFPQILAAGTGKVPLSLSARRFGPGHFIADARLTKGDWRIDVVVTTGSGETLRAHFTAHL
- a CDS encoding response regulator transcription factor codes for the protein MSVRRTLIVDDSALARRAIRNILERSSQFEVIAEATNGLEAIARARELMPELVLMDLRMPRLDGLGAIQAIKEEFPSMQIVVLSVSDDPRDLFEAIKRGAQGYLIKNMEPQLWLEYLDAIVSGDARISRTIAERVLQEFTWSRKPDLATTLPMLTARERDILTLVTRGQTNREIGMVLDIAENTVRRHLQNILEKLHLRNRVELAAFATRHDMGQRKR
- a CDS encoding histidine kinase, which gives rise to MAIATYPGSIVSFGARTLARYLTVLLPAVLVLGAEIVRHEWLHDVLPVMLGNVVTGAIALGISLLIFVPLYRRLDSTDARVRRLEIEHAVRDERERIARELHEGISQALFFLNVEAGTLERSLGDPTQPETALRTVREIAQAVQDTASRVRDTIFDLRTARQPDQPFAAWLRAYAQQWSDIHNVAVTLEEVGPPLALPVERELHVMALIREILHNVAKHAQARTVTITVTRSKAGLAVAVADDGRGLPDPVPGPAQGRYGLATLREHAAAAGGTVAVSQVPGGGTAIVLSLHGLGERT
- a CDS encoding copper resistance CopC family protein, translated to MGKTTTAATVWLVAVGVATLLAGVRVSAHAEMTKSSPANGAALTSSPSAIQAWFSEELATHGNYLHLYDAHNKQLGTGGLDPKVSSHEVLRLAPPRLSPGSYLVRWHVVSADDNAVTQGYFRFSIQTSAMSMPGSMALPALQLVAPADHSTVKNPVALIVETPGDIKKLTMGSMTTGQTSGGGGMAGMAPGVHLHILVDGVVTMPSSDQLTPAGTHRYQYMLAPLSPGPHTVKVFWADNKTHQPVGPVHAATCTVTQ